A stretch of Paenibacillus mucilaginosus 3016 DNA encodes these proteins:
- a CDS encoding response regulator, which yields MKMRTKLFAGFGILLLLLFALAGIGISRLTNTDSSLSEIYENRYNKVKLATNMRSNASELAKGIANLLLISTPESDKKNLELIRTTSANVAKAMEDLEGLEYTPRGKELVSSLLTGGRRYLEYKDQVLGLYQNGKVAEANNLRTSSGVNIQDQFTASMAAFSGYQEEQMDAAIADAVDQNQQTMAATGILTLAALLLSVVIMYWIVTSMTKGLGTLTLMLQGFADGRWGDASYRVPITSNDEFGQLAAVFNRLADDLDATAAKEQELHRINEENLWLQSRVGEMYSAMQEMTKLGEMGELFIGQLARTVEAQSGAFYVLKDEGLHRRLELAGTYARSGGTAVPSFEIGEGLVGQCAKDGQPIFLEGGEEQGQVRLAFGEMKPLSVMVQPVIYDEEVIGVFELVSLKTYSELEMRFIDQASEVGGVVLNSLQGRLKIEELLRIHQALTEELQTQSEELLSQQDELRASNERLEDQAKALRASEELLQRQQEELEQSNEALLRKTAELEEQVRETEEVNRQVELARDSLEKQALELAVASRYKTEFLANMSHELRTPLNSLLILSQLLKENKDQNLSAKQVEYAETIHSSGSDLLRLIDDVLDLAKVESGRLDIQAETVRVQDVIDSLQRSFLPVARNRMLAFEIEVKEGTPVSLQSDSLRVQQILKNLLANAFKFTDSGCVKLTVEPAGGSEPMLAFTVEDTGIGIPPEKQQLVFEAFQQADGTTSRKYGGTGLGLSISRQLAALLGGTIELESEEGKGSRFTLSLPMVLQPVKAGREGVAAGGMHEARDAIAAAMASAGGSALAGALPGMPGARSPLSAPVLRPPGAAPVSDSFADDREHIEPGDKVLLIIEDDAQFATILLDMARSRGFKAVVALQGDSGLQLAKELRPDAILLDIQLPVLDGWAVMVQLKSDAATRHIPVHVISVNDEVLQGLSMGAIAWLRKPSTRDHLDQAFEQIQTFLERDIRSLLIVEPDEAQRIALIELIAHDDVSITAVESGREALEALRAASYDCMVIDFQLRDMAVYELLDEIKGDAELRRLPIMVYTGTELDKKEQLRLKKYAESIIIKDVRSPERLLDETSLFLHRVQEQLPEEKKTVLQKLHSIEAVFAGRKVLIVDDDIRNVFALSNLLEGLDMQVAFAETGKGALEQLEKEPDFDLVLMDIMMPEMDGYEAMRSIRDDERFDRLPIIALTAKAMKDDREKCIQAGASDYITKPVHTEQLLSLMRVWLSR from the coding sequence ATGAAGATGAGAACAAAGCTGTTCGCGGGATTCGGCATCCTGCTGCTGCTGCTGTTCGCGCTTGCAGGCATCGGCATCAGCAGATTGACGAACACCGACAGCAGCCTCAGCGAGATCTACGAGAACCGTTACAATAAAGTGAAGCTGGCCACCAATATGCGCAGCAATGCCAGTGAGCTGGCCAAAGGAATCGCGAATCTGCTGCTGATCTCCACACCGGAGAGCGACAAGAAAAATCTGGAGCTGATCCGCACGACCTCGGCCAACGTGGCCAAAGCCATGGAAGACCTCGAGGGCCTCGAGTATACGCCGAGGGGGAAGGAGCTCGTCAGCAGTCTGCTCACCGGCGGCCGGCGTTATCTGGAGTATAAGGATCAAGTGCTCGGGCTTTATCAGAACGGAAAAGTCGCCGAAGCGAACAACCTTCGAACGAGCAGCGGCGTCAATATACAGGATCAGTTCACGGCCAGCATGGCGGCCTTCAGCGGATACCAGGAAGAGCAGATGGACGCGGCGATCGCCGATGCGGTGGACCAGAACCAGCAGACGATGGCGGCCACCGGCATCCTGACGCTGGCTGCGCTGCTGCTGTCGGTCGTTATCATGTATTGGATCGTTACGTCGATGACCAAGGGGCTCGGGACCTTGACGCTGATGCTTCAGGGCTTCGCGGACGGCCGCTGGGGAGACGCCTCCTACCGGGTGCCCATCACGTCGAACGACGAGTTCGGCCAGCTTGCTGCGGTATTCAACCGGCTGGCGGACGATCTGGACGCGACGGCCGCCAAGGAGCAGGAGCTGCACCGGATCAACGAAGAGAACCTGTGGCTGCAGAGCCGGGTGGGCGAGATGTATTCCGCCATGCAGGAGATGACGAAGCTGGGCGAGATGGGAGAGCTGTTCATCGGGCAGCTGGCCCGTACGGTCGAAGCGCAGAGCGGGGCCTTCTATGTGCTCAAGGATGAGGGGCTTCACCGCCGGCTGGAGCTGGCCGGCACCTATGCCCGCTCGGGCGGCACGGCGGTCCCGAGCTTCGAGATCGGAGAAGGACTGGTCGGCCAGTGCGCCAAGGACGGACAGCCGATCTTCCTGGAGGGCGGAGAGGAGCAGGGGCAGGTCCGCCTGGCCTTCGGGGAGATGAAGCCGCTCTCGGTCATGGTTCAGCCTGTCATCTATGACGAGGAAGTCATCGGGGTCTTCGAACTCGTCTCGCTCAAGACCTATTCCGAGCTCGAGATGAGGTTCATCGACCAGGCCTCCGAGGTCGGCGGCGTCGTGCTGAACTCGCTGCAGGGCCGCCTCAAGATCGAGGAGCTGCTGCGGATCCATCAGGCGCTGACCGAGGAGCTTCAGACGCAGTCGGAGGAGCTGCTCTCGCAGCAGGACGAACTGCGGGCGAGCAACGAGCGTCTCGAGGACCAGGCGAAGGCGCTGCGGGCCTCGGAAGAGCTGCTGCAGCGGCAGCAGGAGGAGCTCGAGCAGAGCAACGAAGCGCTTCTGCGGAAGACGGCCGAGCTGGAGGAGCAGGTGCGCGAGACCGAAGAGGTGAACCGCCAGGTCGAGCTCGCCCGCGATTCGCTGGAGAAGCAGGCGCTGGAGCTGGCGGTCGCTTCGCGCTACAAGACGGAGTTCCTGGCGAACATGTCCCACGAGCTGCGCACGCCGCTGAATTCGCTGCTGATTCTCTCGCAGCTGCTCAAGGAGAACAAGGATCAGAACCTGTCCGCCAAACAGGTCGAGTACGCCGAGACGATCCACTCGTCGGGCAGCGACCTGCTCCGGCTCATCGACGATGTGCTGGATCTCGCGAAGGTCGAATCCGGCCGGCTCGATATTCAGGCGGAGACGGTGCGGGTGCAGGATGTGATCGATTCGCTTCAGCGCTCGTTCCTGCCTGTTGCCCGCAACCGGATGCTTGCCTTCGAGATCGAAGTGAAGGAGGGCACCCCCGTCAGCCTGCAGAGCGACAGCCTAAGGGTGCAGCAGATTCTGAAGAACCTGCTCGCCAATGCATTCAAATTCACGGACAGCGGCTGCGTCAAGCTGACCGTGGAGCCGGCCGGAGGCAGTGAACCGATGCTCGCTTTCACGGTCGAGGATACCGGGATCGGTATTCCGCCGGAGAAGCAGCAGCTTGTCTTCGAGGCGTTCCAGCAGGCGGACGGCACCACCAGCCGCAAGTACGGGGGGACCGGTCTCGGTCTGTCGATCTCCCGGCAGCTGGCGGCCCTGCTCGGCGGGACGATCGAGCTCGAGAGCGAAGAGGGCAAGGGCAGCCGCTTCACGCTGTCGCTGCCGATGGTGCTCCAGCCGGTCAAGGCAGGCAGGGAAGGCGTGGCGGCCGGCGGAATGCACGAAGCGCGCGATGCGATCGCTGCGGCGATGGCTTCCGCCGGCGGCTCCGCTCTGGCGGGAGCCCTGCCGGGCATGCCGGGGGCCCGGTCGCCGCTGTCGGCACCGGTGCTCCGGCCGCCGGGGGCCGCGCCGGTGAGCGACTCGTTCGCGGACGACCGGGAGCACATCGAGCCTGGCGACAAGGTGCTGCTCATTATCGAGGACGACGCCCAGTTCGCGACGATCCTGCTCGATATGGCACGCAGCCGCGGTTTCAAGGCTGTGGTGGCGCTCCAGGGCGATTCGGGCCTGCAGCTGGCCAAGGAGCTGCGGCCGGACGCCATCCTGCTGGATATCCAGCTGCCGGTGCTCGACGGCTGGGCCGTCATGGTCCAGCTCAAGAGCGACGCAGCGACGCGGCATATCCCGGTTCACGTCATCTCGGTCAACGATGAGGTGCTGCAGGGGCTCTCGATGGGGGCCATCGCCTGGCTGCGCAAGCCGTCGACCCGCGACCATCTGGACCAGGCGTTCGAGCAGATTCAGACATTCCTCGAACGCGACATCCGCAGCCTGCTGATCGTTGAGCCGGATGAAGCCCAGCGCATCGCGCTGATCGAGCTCATTGCGCACGACGATGTGTCGATCACTGCCGTGGAGAGCGGCCGTGAGGCGCTGGAGGCTCTCCGGGCCGCTTCGTATGACTGCATGGTCATCGACTTCCAGCTGAGGGACATGGCCGTGTACGAACTGCTTGACGAGATCAAGGGGGATGCGGAGCTCCGCCGTCTGCCGATCATGGTCTACACCGGGACGGAGCTGGATAAGAAGGAACAGCTGCGGCTGAAGAAATATGCCGAATCCATCATCATCAAAGATGTGCGGTCGCCGGAACGCCTGCTCGACGAGACCTCGCTGTTCCTGCACCGCGTACAGGAGCAGCTGCCGGAAGAGAAGAAGACGGTGCTGCAGAAGCTTCACAGCATTGAAGCGGTCTTCGCGGGCAGGAAGGTGCTCATCGTCGACGACGATATCCGCAATGTCTTTGCCCTCTCGAACCTGCTCGAAGGGCTCGACATGCAGGTCGCTTTTGCCGAGACGGGCAAGGGGGCGCTCGAGCAGCTCGAGAAGGAGCCGGACTTCGATCTTGTGCTCATGGACATCATGATGCCGGAGATGGACGGATATGAAGCGATGCGTTCCATCCGCGACGACGAACGGTTCGACCGGCTGCCGATTATCGCCCTGACCGCCAAGGCGATGAAGGATGACCGGGAGAAGTGCATCCAGGCGGGAGCCTCCGATTATATCACGAAGCCGGTGCACACCGAGCAGCTTCTCTCGCTGATGCGCGTGTGGCTGAGCAGGTAA
- a CDS encoding ATP-binding protein yields MEEPIRILLVDDQPENLLALEAVLEDQNYHLVKASSGEEALRCLLKHEFAVIVLDVQMPGMDGFETAQWIKSRERTKAVPIIFITAAPDEQDDYSFTAYSVGAIDYIVKPFVPHILKSKIEGFVSIYLAHKKLQQQTDLLNERTRELERAKVQAEQAAMAKSQFLAVMSHEIRTPLNGVIAMADLLEETDLNEEQREYTETIRRSGAALLYIINDILDLSKIESGKMELKEEAMNLRICLMETIEMFHAESRAKSLEMTYDIDPNVPECILGDESRLRQILINLIGNAVKFTDQGGVHVSVCEREREGQRLQLELRVADTGIGIPEEKRSLLFQPFSQVDSSMTRRYGGTGLGLAICRNLVHLMGGTIALGSSDRQGAEFIFTISVRTCEEHEYIGIS; encoded by the coding sequence ATGGAGGAACCGATCCGCATTCTGCTGGTGGATGATCAGCCGGAGAACCTGCTGGCGCTCGAAGCCGTGCTTGAGGATCAGAATTACCATCTCGTGAAGGCCTCTTCGGGAGAGGAGGCGCTGCGCTGCCTGCTCAAGCATGAGTTCGCGGTCATCGTTCTCGACGTTCAGATGCCGGGAATGGACGGATTCGAAACGGCCCAATGGATCAAGTCCAGGGAGAGGACCAAAGCGGTCCCCATTATCTTCATCACCGCCGCTCCCGATGAACAGGATGATTATTCGTTCACCGCTTACTCGGTCGGAGCGATTGATTATATCGTCAAGCCGTTCGTCCCCCACATCCTCAAGTCCAAAATCGAAGGCTTCGTCTCGATCTATCTTGCACATAAAAAGCTGCAGCAGCAGACGGATCTGCTCAATGAGCGGACGCGGGAGCTCGAGCGGGCCAAGGTGCAGGCGGAGCAGGCGGCGATGGCGAAGTCGCAGTTTCTCGCCGTAATGAGCCATGAGATCCGAACCCCGCTCAACGGCGTCATCGCGATGGCCGATCTCCTCGAGGAGACGGACCTGAACGAGGAGCAGCGCGAGTATACGGAGACGATCCGGCGAAGCGGGGCGGCGCTGCTCTATATCATTAACGACATTCTTGACCTCTCGAAGATCGAATCGGGGAAGATGGAGCTGAAGGAGGAGGCGATGAACCTCCGCATCTGTCTCATGGAGACGATCGAGATGTTCCATGCCGAATCCCGGGCGAAGTCGCTTGAGATGACGTACGATATCGATCCGAACGTTCCCGAATGCATTCTCGGTGACGAATCCAGGCTGCGGCAGATTCTCATCAATCTCATCGGCAATGCGGTCAAGTTCACGGATCAGGGCGGCGTGCACGTCTCGGTCTGCGAGCGGGAGCGCGAGGGCCAGCGGCTCCAGCTGGAGCTGAGGGTGGCCGATACGGGGATCGGCATTCCGGAAGAGAAGCGCAGCCTGCTCTTCCAGCCGTTCTCCCAGGTCGACTCTTCGATGACCCGCCGGTATGGCGGTACCGGGCTCGGTCTTGCGATCTGCCGGAATCTGGTGCACCTCATGGGCGGGACCATTGCCCTTGGCTCGTCGGACCGTCAGGGGGCGGAGTTCATCTTCACGATTTCGGTCCGTACCTGTGAGGAGCATGAGTACATAGGCATTTCGTAG
- a CDS encoding fibronectin type III domain-containing protein — protein sequence MLKNAWRVWSLVLMLLLLVPLAALAEEEDVSVGIQSADLTGPNLDQLKIVAGAYSPYEIKELTAEVGDRKTALMLSGYQWTGTISLEGLPKGDHILRVTAYTYEGSSAFTEQTVTLEGPTVIEITEPMDGTVIRNGRIPFKGKAITGNGTEISVAVAYTIDGQYHSRSIYIEPGKTAYFDASPYQGKKITFHFISGDEKAPILDREVYVEKSQRLTESLKVDGKLLDWNAERVLYKADGILHIEDRASGQVTSLPKLTVATKNEKLVGSGAIFEVIAGYRVRDPYYKPIWWNGSELVELAKAGAVQDVNGIYTAYFADGGLFILNTATGEKKAIPPAFPGSYYYSVLLNEDGSATISGSGLFRYLPDGSIQTLMEDRNAGYQGLLHSGNDYVYTDGWKVYRYDGQTVSVLKENDTIMMEAGKQYLYQNGWLAYIKKSATGSAQLFLRSPEGTEKQLTFLSSAPVLQALAEDGSVAYTFNYKTYIHSAQASKALEVSTSLGSTFHLPALGGWNQRLGSGLYQVLTGPVDLDNTPPAWPANGQLTVTDLTYKSVKLHWPAAADAKGVTGYVIYRDDFILDVVAPDTREYTTEVYQGQQVKLTVKAEDGAGNAGEALETSVTVPEHDYYPPEWNNGNELTVTDVTYTSAKLAWPAAYDHPAVLRYAVYRDDARIDEVPGDTTEYTATGLTPGTSYRFTIAAEDEFNQSQNNPTAVVTTPELTNSGDTEAPVWPEGSSLSVSEITYSSAYLNWTFAEDNAAVTSYELYRDGELVDSVSGDVYGYLAEGLASGRTYLFSVIAKDAAGHASTGNPSVSVTTAVYGSGGNPVPSATSLSLQAKPGFIDKDSVLEVYLKADQAKDLYSFLSKVQYDPSRLKLAQVLLHSEFGRENTTAVLSQNTSVPGQVKLTGTLLGSVPGRGDGTHLVILKFKTLQNGPSVISLLPGAVVADSQGRQTTLKNGSQLTVYVGGGDYDGDGQIGLSDLVLISRASGLSQGQTGFDSRFDINNDGKISASDVQYIAGRVGSV from the coding sequence ATGTTGAAAAACGCTTGGCGCGTGTGGAGCCTGGTTTTGATGCTCCTGCTGCTTGTCCCTCTGGCCGCTCTGGCTGAGGAAGAAGACGTAAGTGTTGGCATTCAAAGCGCCGATCTGACCGGACCTAACCTGGACCAGCTGAAGATCGTTGCCGGCGCTTATTCCCCGTACGAGATCAAGGAGCTTACCGCGGAGGTTGGGGACAGGAAGACCGCTCTGATGTTGTCCGGCTATCAGTGGACCGGTACGATCTCCCTCGAAGGGCTTCCCAAAGGCGATCATATCCTGAGGGTTACAGCCTATACCTATGAAGGCTCCAGCGCCTTCACCGAGCAGACGGTTACTCTGGAAGGGCCTACGGTCATTGAGATCACGGAACCTATGGACGGTACGGTCATCCGGAACGGGCGCATCCCTTTCAAGGGAAAGGCAATAACCGGCAACGGCACTGAAATCTCTGTGGCCGTGGCTTATACGATTGACGGTCAATATCACAGCCGTTCGATTTATATCGAGCCCGGTAAAACCGCCTATTTTGACGCATCCCCCTATCAGGGAAAGAAAATTACATTCCACTTCATCAGCGGCGATGAAAAGGCACCCATTCTCGACAGGGAGGTATATGTCGAGAAAAGCCAGCGCCTGACCGAGTCCCTGAAGGTGGACGGGAAGCTGCTGGACTGGAATGCGGAGCGGGTGCTCTACAAGGCGGACGGCATCCTCCACATTGAGGATCGGGCCAGCGGCCAAGTGACCTCCCTTCCCAAGCTGACTGTCGCCACCAAGAACGAGAAGCTTGTCGGCAGCGGAGCGATTTTCGAGGTTATCGCCGGCTACAGGGTCCGGGATCCCTATTACAAACCCATCTGGTGGAACGGTTCCGAGCTGGTTGAGCTTGCTAAGGCCGGCGCCGTTCAGGACGTCAACGGCATCTATACGGCCTACTTCGCAGATGGAGGACTTTTCATACTCAATACGGCAACCGGCGAGAAGAAAGCGATTCCCCCTGCCTTCCCGGGATCCTACTACTACTCTGTCCTGCTGAATGAGGACGGAAGCGCCACGATCTCCGGCAGCGGGTTGTTCCGGTATCTTCCCGATGGGAGCATACAGACCCTGATGGAGGATCGGAATGCAGGATACCAAGGCCTGCTCCACTCGGGTAATGATTATGTCTATACGGACGGATGGAAAGTATACCGCTATGACGGACAAACCGTGTCGGTCCTCAAAGAGAATGATACTATCATGATGGAGGCCGGCAAGCAGTATCTGTATCAGAACGGCTGGCTTGCTTATATCAAGAAGAGCGCCACTGGCTCCGCACAGCTCTTCCTCCGCTCTCCGGAAGGGACCGAGAAGCAGCTGACCTTCCTGAGCTCCGCTCCCGTACTGCAGGCGCTGGCAGAGGACGGTTCTGTGGCCTATACCTTTAATTACAAAACCTACATCCATTCCGCACAAGCTTCGAAGGCGCTGGAGGTCAGCACCAGTCTGGGCAGCACGTTCCATCTCCCTGCACTCGGCGGCTGGAATCAGAGACTCGGCAGCGGCCTCTATCAAGTCCTTACGGGGCCCGTGGACCTCGACAACACCCCGCCGGCCTGGCCGGCGAACGGCCAGTTAACGGTAACGGACCTGACCTATAAATCGGTGAAGCTGCACTGGCCGGCCGCCGCAGATGCCAAGGGAGTGACCGGGTATGTAATCTACCGTGACGACTTCATCTTGGACGTCGTCGCCCCTGACACCCGCGAATATACAACCGAGGTTTATCAGGGCCAACAAGTGAAGCTTACTGTCAAAGCCGAAGATGGGGCAGGCAATGCGGGTGAAGCACTAGAGACCAGCGTTACGGTTCCGGAACATGATTATTATCCGCCCGAGTGGAATAACGGCAATGAACTGACCGTCACGGATGTCACCTATACCAGCGCCAAGCTGGCATGGCCTGCAGCTTACGACCATCCGGCCGTGCTCCGCTACGCTGTCTACCGCGATGATGCCCGGATTGACGAGGTCCCCGGTGATACCACCGAATATACCGCCACCGGACTGACTCCCGGCACTTCGTACCGGTTCACCATCGCAGCCGAGGATGAATTCAACCAGAGTCAGAACAATCCGACCGCTGTGGTCACCACACCCGAACTGACGAACAGCGGAGACACGGAAGCCCCGGTATGGCCCGAAGGCAGCTCCCTCAGCGTATCGGAGATCACCTACAGCAGCGCCTACCTGAACTGGACGTTTGCGGAGGACAATGCCGCCGTCACCTCGTATGAGCTGTACCGGGACGGCGAGCTGGTGGACAGCGTCAGCGGGGATGTCTACGGCTACCTTGCCGAAGGTCTGGCATCCGGCAGAACGTACCTGTTCTCCGTGATCGCCAAGGATGCCGCCGGTCATGCCAGCACCGGCAATCCGAGCGTCAGCGTGACAACCGCCGTCTATGGTTCCGGCGGGAATCCGGTTCCGAGCGCCACCTCCCTGTCCCTGCAGGCCAAACCCGGCTTCATTGACAAGGATTCGGTGCTCGAGGTTTACCTGAAGGCCGATCAGGCCAAGGACCTGTACAGCTTCCTGTCCAAGGTTCAATATGATCCGTCCCGGCTCAAGCTGGCCCAAGTTCTCCTTCACTCCGAATTCGGCAGGGAGAATACGACCGCCGTTCTCTCCCAGAACACGTCTGTGCCAGGTCAGGTCAAGCTGACAGGCACCCTGCTGGGCAGCGTTCCGGGACGGGGAGATGGAACACATCTCGTTATTCTGAAGTTCAAGACGCTGCAGAACGGCCCGAGCGTTATCTCCCTGCTTCCGGGTGCGGTTGTCGCCGACAGCCAGGGCCGTCAGACGACTCTGAAGAACGGCAGCCAGCTCACGGTCTATGTGGGCGGCGGTGATTATGACGGAGACGGACAAATCGGCCTCAGCGACCTCGTGCTGATCTCCAGAGCCAGCGGACTCAGCCAGGGCCAGACCGGATTTGACTCCCGCTTCGACATCAATAACGACGGCAAGATCAGCGCGTCGGACGTGCAGTATATCGCGGGCCGGGTTGGTTCCGTATAA
- a CDS encoding CheR family methyltransferase codes for MDDSRSPDVKGLLKRGAPSSEAGGAGRDEDERERIEITLLLEGLYRLYGYDFRNYAYASLRRRVWHRIHAEKLHTVSGLQERVLHDRDCMERLLSDLVIHVTEMFRDPSLFAAIREQVVPKLRELPAIRIWHAGCSTGEEVYSMAILLHEEGLYEKTRIYATDINEDVLQTAERASYPLKKMQDYTNNYIRSGGRDDFSKYYSSAGGTAVFHPFLRENVVFAQHNLVTDRSFNEFHLILCRNVLIYFDNYLQNQVHDLFYKSLSKQGYLVLGHKESISFTKHAARYETVNRQEKIFRMNDK; via the coding sequence ATGGACGACAGCAGAAGCCCGGACGTAAAAGGCCTGCTGAAGCGGGGCGCCCCTTCTTCGGAGGCAGGGGGCGCCGGCAGGGATGAAGACGAGCGCGAGCGCATCGAGATCACCCTGCTGCTTGAAGGGCTGTACCGTCTGTACGGGTACGATTTTCGCAACTATGCTTACGCCTCTCTGCGCCGCAGGGTATGGCACCGGATCCATGCCGAGAAGCTCCATACGGTGTCGGGACTGCAGGAGCGGGTGCTGCATGACCGGGACTGCATGGAGCGTCTTCTGTCCGACCTCGTCATTCATGTGACCGAGATGTTCCGGGACCCGAGCCTCTTCGCTGCGATCCGGGAGCAGGTCGTTCCGAAGCTGCGGGAGCTGCCGGCCATCCGGATCTGGCATGCGGGCTGCTCTACCGGCGAGGAGGTCTACTCCATGGCGATCCTGCTGCACGAGGAAGGGTTGTACGAGAAGACCCGGATCTATGCGACGGATATTAACGAGGATGTGCTGCAGACGGCAGAGCGGGCCTCGTACCCCCTGAAGAAGATGCAGGATTATACGAACAACTACATCCGTTCCGGAGGCCGGGACGACTTCTCCAAATATTACAGCAGCGCGGGCGGGACGGCCGTCTTTCATCCGTTCCTGAGGGAGAACGTGGTCTTCGCCCAGCACAATCTGGTGACGGACCGGTCGTTCAATGAGTTTCATCTGATTCTGTGCCGCAATGTGCTGATCTACTTCGACAACTACCTGCAGAATCAGGTGCATGACCTGTTCTACAAAAGTCTCAGCAAGCAGGGGTATCTCGTGCTGGGGCACAAGGAGTCGATCTCATTTACCAAGCACGCGGCCAGGTACGAAACGGTGAACCGGCAGGAGAAAATATTCCGTATGAACGATAAATGA